Proteins found in one Candidatus Polarisedimenticolia bacterium genomic segment:
- a CDS encoding nicotinate phosphoribosyltransferase, translating into MRPARPRAARPVRVTGVEPGALRAGYYSDSYFLQAACILRLSAGAGERFAGRPLALRGPADGIARHVPGNAVVEMQYFARRAPRFLAAGIGPALGILRDGLPAPRRGPSATWSRPAARALPEGSLARPRQPVLVVRGRYRDFAHLETPMLGVLARCSRVATNVYEALVAARGKPILFFPARFDLPQCQPLDGYAYGVALQAYARSTGRVVPAHVSTDAQGMLWGQRGGGTMPHAFVLCFLGDTAEATLALCRHMPTRILRVALVDTTNDCAGEAVRTARGLFAERLRLLRAGRRAEAARHVLHAVRIDTAQDLKDRRVPSSSDPRRERGVTPVLARIVRRALDDAPAGLGLAGRWRREAERYFRGVRIVATGGFTREKIRYFESERAPVDVYGIGSALLRGDANEYTADVVRVRVGGRFVVASKTGRRPGDFRGLLPARLG; encoded by the coding sequence GTGCGACCTGCCCGTCCTCGCGCGGCGCGTCCCGTCCGGGTCACCGGCGTCGAGCCGGGCGCCCTGCGCGCCGGGTATTACAGCGATTCCTATTTCCTGCAGGCGGCGTGCATCCTGAGACTGAGCGCCGGCGCGGGGGAGCGGTTCGCGGGAAGGCCCCTGGCCCTCCGCGGCCCGGCGGATGGGATCGCGCGGCACGTGCCGGGGAATGCGGTCGTCGAGATGCAGTACTTCGCGCGCCGCGCCCCGCGTTTCCTCGCCGCCGGCATCGGTCCGGCGCTCGGGATTCTGCGGGACGGCCTGCCGGCGCCGCGCCGCGGACCGTCCGCGACTTGGTCGCGCCCCGCCGCGCGCGCGCTTCCCGAAGGGAGCCTGGCGCGCCCCCGCCAGCCGGTCCTCGTGGTGCGCGGCCGGTACCGCGATTTCGCCCATCTCGAGACGCCCATGCTGGGCGTTCTGGCGCGCTGCAGCCGGGTCGCCACGAATGTCTATGAGGCGCTGGTCGCGGCCCGGGGGAAGCCGATCCTCTTCTTTCCTGCCCGCTTCGATCTGCCGCAATGCCAGCCCCTGGACGGCTATGCCTACGGCGTGGCCCTCCAGGCGTACGCCAGGTCGACGGGACGCGTGGTGCCGGCGCACGTCTCGACCGACGCCCAGGGGATGCTCTGGGGACAGCGCGGCGGCGGCACCATGCCGCACGCGTTCGTGCTGTGCTTCCTGGGGGACACGGCCGAGGCGACCCTGGCGCTCTGCCGGCACATGCCGACCCGGATCCTGCGCGTCGCCCTGGTCGACACGACGAACGATTGCGCGGGGGAGGCGGTGCGCACGGCGCGTGGCCTGTTCGCGGAGCGCCTGCGCCTGCTGCGTGCCGGGCGCCGCGCCGAGGCGGCGCGCCACGTGCTGCACGCGGTGCGCATCGACACCGCGCAGGATCTGAAGGACCGGAGAGTGCCGTCCTCCTCCGATCCGCGACGGGAGCGCGGCGTGACGCCCGTGCTCGCGCGCATCGTGCGCCGGGCCCTCGACGACGCGCCCGCCGGCCTGGGTCTCGCGGGTCGGTGGCGTCGCGAGGCGGAGCGCTACTTCCGGGGCGTGCGCATCGTGGCGACCGGGGGCTTCACGCGCGAGAAGATCCGGTACTTCGAGAGCGAGCGGGCCCCTGTCGACGTCTACGGCATCGGCTCCGCCCTGCTGCGCGGCGACGCGAACGAGTACACGGCCGACGTGGTGCGCGTGCGTGTCGGCGGACGCTTCGTCGTCGCCAGCAAGACCGGACGGCGTCCGGGCGACTTTCGGGGTCTCCTCCCGGCGAGGCTGGGGTGA
- a CDS encoding aldehyde dehydrogenase family protein gives MAEPKAYRNFIDGEWVEAATRETFEDRNPADKSEVIGTFQSSAQADVDAAVESARKSSRRWRQVPAPKRAEYLFRMGEILLRRKEEYAREMTREMGKPLREARGDVQEAIDVCYHIAGEGRRLHGYTTPSELPNKSCHAVRAPVGVCGLITPWNFPIAIPSWKLIPALVCGNTVVIKPASEAPLSAYHLVKVCQELGIPRGVVNFVTGGGEGVGAPLSRHPGVALISFTGSSETGRQVNLACADTFKRVALEMGGKNAMIVLEDARLDLAVEGAVWGSFATAGQRCTATSRVIVHKKILKEFVDRLVERAAALKIGDGLDESVDVGPVINESQLKKVMDYVQVGRDEGADPVLGGVRLTKNEYGRGYFFPPTIFTGVTRGMRIAKEEIFGPVVCVLAADGLDDALEIANDTLYGLSSSIYTQDVNKAFTAVRDLETGIAYVNSSTIGAETHLPFGGMRRSGNGHREGAAHTAIEIFSEWKTVYVDYSGKLQKAQIDNN, from the coding sequence ATGGCCGAGCCGAAAGCCTACAGAAACTTCATCGACGGCGAGTGGGTCGAAGCGGCGACCCGCGAAACGTTCGAGGACCGGAACCCCGCCGACAAGAGCGAGGTGATCGGCACCTTCCAGAGCTCGGCCCAGGCGGACGTGGACGCGGCCGTCGAATCGGCCCGCAAGTCCTCCCGCCGCTGGCGCCAGGTGCCGGCCCCCAAACGCGCCGAGTACCTGTTCCGGATGGGCGAGATCCTGCTGCGGCGCAAGGAAGAGTACGCCCGGGAGATGACGCGCGAAATGGGAAAGCCCCTGCGCGAGGCGCGCGGGGACGTCCAGGAAGCGATCGACGTCTGCTATCACATTGCGGGCGAGGGACGGCGGCTGCACGGCTACACCACGCCGTCCGAGCTGCCGAACAAGTCCTGTCATGCGGTGCGCGCGCCGGTGGGCGTGTGCGGGCTGATCACGCCCTGGAATTTCCCCATCGCGATTCCATCCTGGAAGCTCATCCCCGCCCTGGTCTGCGGCAATACGGTCGTGATCAAGCCGGCCAGCGAGGCCCCGCTCTCCGCGTACCATCTGGTCAAGGTCTGCCAGGAGCTGGGGATCCCGAGAGGTGTGGTCAACTTCGTGACCGGAGGGGGAGAGGGGGTCGGCGCGCCGCTGTCGCGTCATCCCGGAGTGGCGCTCATCTCCTTCACCGGGTCGTCCGAGACGGGACGGCAGGTGAACCTGGCGTGCGCCGACACGTTCAAGCGCGTGGCCCTCGAGATGGGCGGCAAGAACGCCATGATCGTCCTCGAGGACGCGCGGCTGGACCTGGCCGTCGAGGGGGCCGTCTGGGGCTCCTTCGCGACGGCCGGCCAGCGCTGCACCGCGACCAGCCGGGTCATCGTCCACAAGAAGATCCTGAAGGAATTCGTCGACCGGCTGGTGGAGCGGGCCGCGGCCCTCAAGATCGGGGACGGCCTGGACGAGTCGGTCGACGTCGGGCCGGTGATCAATGAGTCGCAGCTGAAGAAGGTGATGGACTACGTCCAGGTGGGCCGGGACGAGGGGGCCGACCCGGTCCTGGGCGGGGTGCGCCTGACCAAGAACGAGTACGGCCGGGGGTATTTCTTCCCGCCGACCATTTTCACCGGCGTCACCCGCGGCATGCGCATCGCGAAGGAGGAGATTTTCGGGCCGGTCGTGTGTGTGCTGGCGGCCGACGGGCTCGACGACGCTCTGGAGATCGCCAACGACACGCTGTACGGGCTGTCCTCCTCGATCTACACGCAGGACGTGAACAAGGCGTTCACGGCGGTGCGCGACCTCGAGACCGGGATCGCCTACGTCAATTCCTCCACCATCGGCGCCGAGACGCACCTGCCGTTCGGCGGCATGCGCCGGAGCGGCAACGGCCACCGCGAGGGGGCGGCGCACACCGCGATCGAGATTTTCTCCGAGTGGAAGACGGTGTATGTGGACTACTCCGGCAAGCTTCAGAAGGCCCAGATCGACAACAATTGA
- the ald gene encoding alanine dehydrogenase: MQVGVPTEIKDHEYRVSLVPAGVHALVQAGHQVLVQDGAGLGSGIDNAAYQAAGAVIVTDAAAVYRRADLVLKVKEPLEEEIPALRRGQILFTYLHLAPQARLTRALVDSGVTAIAYETITDGNGHLPLLTPMSEVAGRMSIQVGAFYLQKTLGGRGILLGGVPGVPPGDVVILGGGTVGINAAMMALGLGARVTIVDRSLPRLRDLDQIFHGQVVTIYSTGAYIAESVRRADLLIGAVLVPGDAAPRLVTRDMVGTMKKGAVIVDVAVDQGGCIETTRPTTHSSPTYEVDGVIHYCVANMPGAVPRTSTFALTNATLAYVLRIANRGFQDAVAVDPSLRAGVNLLDGKVTHEAVARSQGLPYVALESLL, translated from the coding sequence ATGCAGGTCGGCGTTCCGACGGAGATCAAGGACCACGAGTACCGCGTCAGCCTGGTTCCCGCCGGCGTCCACGCGCTGGTGCAGGCCGGCCACCAGGTCCTGGTCCAGGACGGCGCGGGCCTGGGAAGCGGCATCGACAACGCGGCCTACCAGGCGGCCGGGGCGGTGATCGTCACGGACGCGGCCGCCGTCTACCGTCGCGCCGACCTCGTCCTCAAGGTGAAGGAGCCTCTGGAGGAGGAAATTCCGGCCTTGCGCCGGGGACAGATCCTGTTCACCTACCTCCACCTCGCGCCGCAGGCGCGCCTGACGCGCGCCCTGGTGGACTCCGGCGTCACCGCCATCGCCTACGAGACGATCACCGACGGCAACGGCCACCTGCCGCTGCTGACGCCGATGAGCGAGGTCGCGGGCCGCATGTCGATCCAGGTCGGCGCGTTCTATCTTCAGAAGACGCTCGGTGGCCGGGGCATCCTGCTGGGGGGCGTGCCGGGCGTTCCGCCCGGGGACGTCGTCATTCTCGGGGGCGGCACGGTCGGCATCAACGCGGCGATGATGGCGCTCGGCCTCGGGGCGCGGGTGACTATCGTCGATCGGTCCCTGCCGCGCCTCCGCGACCTGGACCAGATCTTTCACGGCCAGGTGGTGACGATCTACTCCACCGGCGCCTACATCGCCGAATCGGTGCGGCGCGCGGATCTGCTGATCGGCGCGGTCCTCGTCCCCGGGGACGCCGCCCCGCGCCTGGTCACACGCGACATGGTCGGCACGATGAAGAAAGGGGCGGTGATCGTGGACGTCGCCGTGGACCAGGGAGGGTGCATCGAGACCACCCGGCCGACCACGCACTCCTCGCCGACCTACGAGGTGGACGGGGTCATCCATTACTGCGTCGCCAACATGCCGGGTGCCGTGCCGCGCACCTCGACCTTCGCCCTCACCAACGCGACACTCGCCTATGTCCTGCGAATCGCCAACCGCGGCTTCCAGGACGCGGTGGCGGTCGACCCCAGCCTGCGCGCCGGCGTCAACCTCCTCGACGGGAAGGTGACGCACGAGGCGGTGGCCCGCTCGCAGGGCCTGCCGTACGTGGCCCTCGAGAGCCTTCTCTAG
- a CDS encoding HNH endonuclease signature motif containing protein: EPWPDPHAAPSMVAARTFSVRSRRVPAWVGLLALLEDFVLTWDPPHRVARAPAGAPKRPGDPVYSRAGWRCTAPGCTSRKNLDDHHVVYRSQLGGDGLDNRICVCHFHHYQGEHGELASCRGKAPLGILWRLGKKDLGVWYRNERRVVAPTSGSAAGSRAREMRSE, from the coding sequence CGAACCGTGGCCGGATCCTCACGCCGCGCCGTCCATGGTGGCAGCCCGGACGTTTTCCGTCCGCTCCCGCCGCGTGCCGGCCTGGGTCGGCCTCCTGGCGCTCCTCGAGGACTTCGTCCTCACCTGGGACCCGCCGCACCGCGTCGCCCGCGCCCCGGCCGGCGCACCGAAGCGTCCTGGCGACCCGGTCTATTCCCGCGCCGGATGGCGATGCACCGCCCCCGGCTGCACCTCGCGCAAGAACCTCGACGACCACCACGTCGTCTACCGCTCCCAGCTTGGCGGCGACGGGCTCGACAATCGCATCTGCGTGTGCCACTTCCATCACTACCAGGGAGAGCACGGCGAGCTGGCGTCCTGCCGCGGCAAGGCGCCGCTCGGCATCCTGTGGAGGCTCGGGAAGAAGGACCTCGGGGTCTGGTATCGCAACGAGCGGCGGGTGGTCGCGCCAACAAGCGGATCAGCGGCCGGATCGCGCGCCCGTGAAATGCGATCCGAATGA